Proteins encoded together in one Streptomyces sp. TLI_171 window:
- a CDS encoding NAD-dependent epimerase/dehydratase family protein, translating into MATICVIGGSRYFGKLLVRRLQAAGHRVTVLNRGSTAPPAGVEHLVADRDDAVALAAALGDRTFDVVVDQVCYTPVQAATAARVFAGRTLRYVMTSTIEVYDPATADLAAGSFGTPVPEQRVDPAGWPVAMELPWQDAEFVEAQYAEGKRQAEAVLTRAGGFAFAAVRSAHVLGGGAAEFTGRLAHYVERVARGEEIAVHAEPLPTVFIHHEELADLLQWAATGTDFTGPLNACSDGPLDARALTATVAARLGRRPRYRTVAPGETASPFSFDRPYAMDNTRAKQLGFVFSHTTDWLPAAVAETLAPGVTHQLRATALPRTPNPPSAAIS; encoded by the coding sequence ATGGCAACAATCTGCGTGATCGGCGGAAGCCGGTACTTCGGCAAGCTCCTGGTGCGACGACTGCAGGCCGCGGGCCACCGGGTGACCGTGCTCAACCGCGGCTCCACCGCGCCGCCCGCCGGCGTCGAGCACCTGGTCGCCGACCGCGACGACGCCGTCGCGCTGGCCGCCGCCCTGGGCGACCGCACCTTCGACGTGGTCGTCGACCAGGTCTGCTACACCCCCGTACAGGCCGCGACCGCCGCCCGGGTGTTCGCCGGCCGCACCCTCCGCTACGTCATGACCTCCACCATCGAGGTCTACGACCCGGCGACCGCCGACCTCGCTGCCGGGTCGTTCGGAACCCCGGTCCCGGAGCAGCGCGTGGACCCGGCCGGCTGGCCGGTGGCGATGGAACTCCCCTGGCAGGACGCCGAGTTCGTGGAGGCCCAGTACGCCGAGGGCAAGCGGCAGGCCGAGGCCGTGCTCACCCGGGCCGGCGGCTTCGCCTTCGCGGCCGTGCGCAGTGCCCACGTCCTCGGCGGCGGCGCAGCGGAGTTCACCGGGCGGCTGGCGCACTACGTCGAACGCGTCGCCCGCGGCGAGGAGATCGCCGTGCACGCCGAGCCGCTGCCGACGGTCTTCATCCACCACGAGGAGCTGGCCGATCTGCTGCAGTGGGCGGCCACCGGCACCGACTTCACCGGCCCCCTCAACGCCTGCTCCGACGGGCCGCTCGACGCCCGTGCCCTCACCGCCACGGTCGCCGCCCGACTGGGACGCCGTCCCCGGTACCGCACCGTCGCCCCGGGCGAGACCGCTTCGCCGTTCTCCTTCGACCGCCCCTACGCCATGGACAACACCCGCGCCAAGCAGCTCGGCTTCGTCTTCTCCCACACCACCGACTGGCTGCCCGCCGCCGTCGCCGAAACACTCGCCCCGGGCGTCACCCACCAGTTGCGGGCCACGGCACTGCCCCGTACCCCAAACCCACCTTCTGCCGCTATCAGTTGA
- a CDS encoding LysR family transcriptional regulator: protein MIDVQRLRVLRSVAEHGSFNRAAAALRLTPSAVSQQVAALERSLGAQVVARSTRGVALTPAGRIMVGAAESVAAELQHARQQVDRLGSGRTQLTVATFTSGGRLLLPAAFERLTAAHPDTVVHVRECEPEDSLPLVRRGAVDLALAYHFDGPLPGRLGPGSGLEWIALLDDPLHVVLPERHPLAGREAVEIAELAAEPWVLGCLKTEAYLRRYAERAGFDPDVRGTTTDYFFARSLVAAGMGISLVPSIALDPQVPGVRAVPITPPAPTRHLGVAVLRRRAHGRTATLLEALQAGAAAVAG from the coding sequence TTGATCGATGTGCAGCGGTTGCGCGTGCTGCGGAGCGTGGCGGAGCACGGCAGCTTCAACCGGGCCGCGGCGGCCCTCCGCCTGACGCCGTCGGCGGTGTCGCAGCAGGTCGCCGCGCTGGAGCGCAGCCTCGGGGCCCAGGTGGTGGCCCGCAGCACCCGCGGGGTCGCCCTCACCCCGGCCGGTCGGATCATGGTCGGCGCCGCCGAGTCGGTCGCCGCGGAGCTGCAACACGCCAGGCAGCAGGTGGACCGGCTCGGCAGCGGCCGCACACAGCTGACCGTGGCCACCTTCACCAGCGGCGGGCGGCTGCTGCTGCCCGCCGCGTTCGAACGGCTCACGGCCGCCCACCCCGACACGGTGGTCCACGTCCGGGAGTGCGAGCCGGAGGACAGCCTGCCGCTGGTCCGCCGGGGCGCGGTGGACCTGGCCCTCGCGTACCACTTCGACGGCCCGCTGCCGGGCCGGCTCGGCCCGGGCTCCGGCCTGGAGTGGATCGCCCTGCTGGACGACCCGCTGCACGTCGTGCTGCCCGAGCGGCACCCGCTGGCCGGCCGCGAGGCGGTGGAGATCGCCGAGTTGGCGGCCGAGCCCTGGGTCCTCGGCTGCCTGAAGACCGAGGCGTACCTGCGCCGCTACGCCGAGCGGGCCGGGTTCGACCCGGACGTGCGCGGCACCACCACCGACTACTTCTTCGCCCGCTCGCTGGTCGCCGCGGGCATGGGCATCTCCCTGGTCCCCTCCATCGCGCTGGACCCGCAGGTGCCGGGCGTGCGGGCCGTCCCGATCACGCCCCCGGCGCCCACCCGGCATCTCGGCGTCGCCGTGCTGCGCCGCCGCGCCCACGGCCGGACGGCGACGCTGCTGGAGGCCCTGCAGGCGGGGGCGGCGGCGGTGGCCGGCTGA